The following are encoded in a window of Manihot esculenta cultivar AM560-2 chromosome 8, M.esculenta_v8, whole genome shotgun sequence genomic DNA:
- the LOC110620091 gene encoding G patch domain-containing protein 11 yields MAESTMNRTGNVRNEEEDEEEDYMGDLSQFLPPETSNSSKFSAKKITSNKTSAVQPSKKKFKTLSWQERRRLERERSQQEEDEQTLAKIEAPIPQSNIGFKLLQQMGYNPGSALGKEGSGRAEPVGIEIRRTRVGIGREDPHKEKRKREKVEAEMKTRNEEALMADFGSRQKSQWRSRRVVVNFRKAKAALDQLENKEIVETKKNEEEEEEEEEEEEEEEITEEDLQEILMKLRDEHRYCLFCGFQYETMEALLSNCPGTDEDDH; encoded by the exons ATGGCCGAATCAACGATGAACCGAACAGGAAATGTAcgaaatgaagaagaagatgaagaagaggaTTACATGGGAGACCTCTCTCAATTCCTTCCTCCTGAAACCTCCAACTCTTCTAAATTCTCTGCCAAAAAG ATTACGAGCAACAAAACCTCAGCGGTTCAACCATCCAAGAAGAAGTTTAAAACTCTCAGCTGGCAGGAAAGGCGAAGACTTGAAAGAGAGAGAAGTCAACAAGAAGAGGATGAGCAAACCTTAGCAAAAATAGAGGCTCCAATTCCACAATCTAACATTGGGTTTAAGTTGTTACAGCAAATGGGTTATAACCCTGGTTCAGCTCTTGGTAAGGAGGGCTCAGGAAGAGCTGAGCCAGTGGGGATTGAGATTCGACGGACACGAGTTGGGATTGGAAGGGAGGATCCTCATAAGGAAAAAAGGAAGAGAGAGAAGGTTGAGGCTGAGATGAAGACAAGGAATGAAGAGGCTTTGATGGCAGATTTCGGATCTAGGCAGAAGTCGCAATGGCGGAGTAGGAGGGTCGTAGTAAATTTCAGAAAAGCAAAAGCAGCCCTTGACCAATTGGAGAACAAAGAAATTGTGGAGACAAAAAAGAatgaggaggaagaggaggaggaggaagaggaagaggaggaggaagagataACTGAGGAG GATTTGCAAGAAATATTGATGAAGCTGAGAGATGAACATAGATACTGCCTGTTTTGTGGATTTCAG TACGAAACAATGGAAGCGCTTCTATCGAACTGCCCGGGAACAGATGAAGATGACCACTAG